The Rhizoctonia solani chromosome 14, complete sequence genome has a segment encoding these proteins:
- a CDS encoding Retrotransposable element Tf2 protein: MATRSRPPSRTRSPIDQGDLGPFLPSAAPVELGEVSLERVTRLLLGLLGQVERLEREVGEIKEAGIKTRTNVKNISQAVDVVKDGLRSLQLQGPRTPEDTKPPVVEATPCPLSKVDPIGLTSRVLFWPEPSKGLPIFAQPTPVQAVPLRVPSPPPSPHLRSPIGTAAPPPPAPVAAYPAPVKVDHPDAYTGKIGSEAKQWLTRMLAWTRLNARMFPTDQEVLSFLLMNMKDTAGAWAHPHLNQLGSHQAIIQTVKGFKMEFLAAFGDPDATRAAERKITTLTQSGTCADYITNRQIATRKHWPRTLLELQNAALVIDNALREEQASHPPRDNKSSRPSNPARGTSTGQATTGLKKLSNDPNFVLEEERNCRRAAGACIKCGKMGHKFAECRTGWKATPVEDKGKAKEAAKIGEDSEYQSGKDCIEICHVSTVSKLSPLFTIPIQPKQAESIEVLIDSGATSSFMHPQTAESLRLPLIDLPSPRTVTMLDGSSPQAGKIWKKASLTFSLDGKQMTETFLICNTGSHAAILGLKWLDAHNPEIDWNTQTLTFPHAVPEHVAIAEEEEADKNPLEGVPSKYHRYAKVFGEEEFNKLPPHRHYDIGIKLMEEGPLNSPLYSMTDAKSATLKDWLRDKLKAGKIRPSKSSISSPVMFVPKKDGSRRLVVDYRRLNNRTKKNVYPLPRPDDLMAQLRSTKIFTKLDLRWGYNNVQVKEGNEWKTAFRTKYGLYKSLVMTFGLTNAPAAFQHFMNKLFKDLLDVCVIIYLDDILIYSKDDASHTQHVHEVLKRLMENQLFCKASKCTFHVTSVEYLGIIVSDKGFSLDKLKIQAVQEWPVPTKVKEVQSFLGFANFLCRFVANFSHIARPLHNLVKKDIPWKWEVREQEAFQNLKDAITNAPVLCHANPTKPYFLETNASGAALGSILSQRQEDGRLHPLGFLSESFKGAEQNYDTHDKELLAIIWSFEYWRIFLEGTLHPITVFTDHRNLEYWKESCTFNRRHARWHLLLAGYNFQIVYRPSKQSGKPDALSRQADHADIPPADQTMLPDPVFANVALVLPEKELQRQIEQSLDQDKSLEEILQFLQNESKAPPSIKQAFKDYKMEARLLFYQGQIVVPDVGTLRTDLLRIFHDSPLAGHPGRQQTLELVLRNYYWPGIRADTYWHVDSCETCQQIRKPKYASIPPQPLELPTRPWQHVSYDMIVDLPKDGNHDSILVIIDSFTKYGIFVKCSKKLKALELAELFLEHVWKRHGMPKKTISDRGRVFNNKFLKALYKRLGIDPHFSLAYHPQSNGQTERVNPSIEHFLRAYSGVNQQDWTKWLPMAEFAYNNAVHSSTGKTPFKALYGWEPTLTPSNVPTDVPEADNLAQTMEAQWKEVESALRQSKQRMIAGEDGNPVEFEIGEEAWLDSKNVNLKTLSPKLTKQCLGPFKVIEKISNHAYRLELPPTMRIHNVFYVGLLSKVKRDKKRAFEIRPPPVTIDGEEEYEVEGITDAKERNGEWFFRVKWKGYGSEENTWEPRENLKNAGKILEKYEKDMRKKALGAAKALRGGAVL, from the exons atggcaacccgctcccggccgcCCTCTCGAACCCGCTCCCCTATCGATCAAGGGGacctgggacccttccttccgtCAGCCGCCCCTGTCGAGCTTGGGGAAGTATCCCTCGAGCGCGTCacacgcctcctccttggcctccttggccaagtcgaACGCCTTGAACGGGAAGTCGGGGAAATCAAAGAAGCAGGGATCAAGACCCGCACCAACGTCAAGAATATATCCCAAgccgttgatgttgtcaaggatgggcttagaagcctccaactccaggGGCCCCGGACCCCAGAAGATACCAAGCCCCCAgtcgtggaagcaacgccatgTCCCCTATCAAAAGTTGACCCTATTGGATTGACTAGTCGGGTCTTGTTCTGGCCCGAACCATCCAAAGGACTCCCCAtctttgcccaacccactcctgtACAAGCAGTGCCCCTGCGAGtgccatctccccctccatctccgcatCTCCGATCCCCGATTGGAACAGcagcccctccacctccagctccagtCGCCGCCTATCctgccccggtcaaagtagaccacccagacgcctacacaggcaaaattgggagtgaagccaagcagtggctcacaaggatgttggcatggacCCGGCTAAACGCCcggatgttccccacagATCAGGAGGTcttatccttcctcctgatgaatatgaaggataCTGCTGgagcctgggcccatcctcACCTCAaccagcttgggtcacaccaAGCAATCATCCAAACAGTCAAAGGGTTCAAAATGgagttcctggcagcatttggcgaccctgatgccacaagggccgccgagcggaagaTAACCACTcttacccagtccggcacatgcgcggactatattacaaa ccgccaaattgcaACCCGCAAGCACTGGCCCCGCACActtcttgagctgcaaaatgcagcacttgtcatcgacaacgctctccgcGAAGAGCAagctagccacccaccaagggataataagtctagcagaccatccaaccccgcaagggggacaagtaccggccaagcCACAACCGGTTtgaagaaactctccaacgaccccaactttgtgttggaagaagaacgcaattgccgccgcgccgcaggcgcctgtatcaagtgcggcaaaatgggtcacaagtttgcggaatgccgcacgggctggaaggccacccctgttgaggataaggggaaggctaaggaagccgccaagattggcgaagactccgagtaccaatcgggaaaaga TTGTATAGAGATTTGTCATGTATCTACAGTATCAAAATTATcacccctcttcacaatCCCTATACAACCAAAGCAAGCAGAATctatagaagtcctgattgactcaggcgcaaCCTCCTCATTTATGCACCCCCAaaccgcggaatcactccgcttaccactcattgacctcccTTCCCCTCGCACCgtaactatgctcgatgggtcgagcccccaggctggaaaaatctggaagaaggcctccctaaccttctcccttgatggtaaacaaatgaccgagaccttcctaatctgtaacacagggtctcacgccgccatcttgggattgaaatggctggACGCGCAcaacccagagattgattggaatacgCAAACCCTCACCTTTCCTCACGCTGTACCggaacatgtggccattgccgaggaggaagaagcagacaagaacccgcttgaaggagtaccctccaaataccatagatacgccaaggtatttggagaggaggaattcaacaagcttccccctcataggCACTACGATATTGGGATCAAGCTCATGGAAGAGGGTCCCCTGAACTCTCCCCTGTACAGCATGACGgacgccaaatccgccactctcaaggactggctcagggacaagttgaaagcagggaagatccgtcctaGCAAATCCTCAATTAGCTCCCCTGTTatgtttgttccaaaaaaggatggctcccgccGACTGGTCgttgactaccgccgcctcaataaccggacaaagaagaatgtCTATCCGTTGCCTCGCCcagatgatctcatggcccagctccgcagCACCAAAATCTTTACTAAGCTAGATCTAAGGTGGgggtacaacaatgtccaggtaaaagaaggcaacgaatggaaaactgccttccgtaccaaatatggcttatacaagtccctggtcatgacttttggcctgacaaacgcACCCGCGgctttccaacactttatgaacaagtTATTCAAAGACTtacttgatgtatgcgtcatcatttaccttgatgatatccttatttactccaaggatgacgcatcacacacgcaacacgttcatgaggtcctcAAACGGTTAATGGAGAACCAGctattctgcaaggcatccaaatgTACCTTtcacgtcacctctgtggaataccttgggatcattgtctctgacaagggttttagtctggataagctcaagatccaagcGGTTCAGGAATGGCCGGTACCTACTAAGGTTAAGGAAGTTCAGtcgttcctaggctttgccaacttcctttgtCGCTTTGtcgccaactttagccacataGCCAGGCCGTTACACAACcttgtcaagaaggacataccctggaaatgggaagtAAGGGagcaggaagcattccaaaaTCTAAAGGATGCTATTACCAACGCACCGGTATTGTGCCACGCCAACCCCACTAAGCCGTACTTCCTTGAGACCAATGCCTCAGGCGCAGCACTGGGTTCCATTCTAAGCCAAAGACAGGAAGATGGGCGTCTCCACCCACTAGGGTTCCTGTCAGAATCCTTCAAAGGGGCTGAACAGAATTACGATacccacgacaaggaactcctggccatcatttggtcatttgaatactggcgcaTCTTTCTGGAAGGGACCCTGCATCCAATCACtgtcttcacggatcaccggaacttggaatactggaaggaatcttGCACTTTCAATCGACGCCATGCccgatggcacctactactgGCTGgctataacttccagattgtgtaCAGACCCAGtaaacagtcagggaagccagatgcACTGTCACGCCAAGCAGACCATGCCGATATTCCTCCTGCAgatcaaaccatgctcccagaccctgtctttgccaacgttgcgCTAGTCTTGCCAGAAAAGGAattacaacgccagatcGAGCAAtccctagaccaagacaagtccttggaggaaatcctccaattcctccaaaacgaATCAAAGGCACCACCTTCCATCAAAcaagcattcaaggattacaaaatggaagccAGGTTgttattctaccaaggacaaattgtagtaCCAGATGTAGGCACCCTAAGGACGGACCTGCTACGGATATTCCACGATAGCCCCTTAGCGGGACATCCTGGTAGACAACAAACCCTAGAATTGGTCTTGCgcaactactactggcctggcatccgtgcGGACACCTATTGGCacgtggactcctgtgaaacatgtcaacaaatcaggaagcccaagtatgCGTCTATTCCACCTCAGCCCCTAGAACTTCCAactagaccctggcaacacgtttCTTAcgacatgattgtggactTACCTAAGGACGGAAACCACGactcaatcctggtcatCATTgatagcttcaccaagtacgggatatttgtcaaatgctccaagaagctgAAAGCCCTGGAACTAGCGGAAttattcctggaacacgtatggaaacgacACGGCATGCCCAAGAAAACAATCTCAGATAGAGGAAGAgtgttcaacaacaagttcctgaAGGCGCTGTACAAACgtctgggaatagacccccacttctccttggcgtATCATCCCCAGAGCAACGGACAGACAGAACGAGTCAACCCATCCATTGAACATTTCCTCAGGGCATACTCAGGGGTCAACCAACaagactggaccaaatggctgccaatggccgaatttgcctacaacaacgcggtACACAGTAGCACCGGAAAAACTCCCTTCAAAGCCCtgtatggatgggagccCACCTTGACCCCGTCCAACGTACCAACAGACGTTCCGGAAGCAGACAaccttgcccagacaatggaggcacaatggaaggaagtagaaTCCGCCTTACGGCAATCCAAGCAACGGATGATAGCCGGAGAAGACGGGAACCCAGTGGAATTTGAGATCGGAGAAGAAGCATGGCTGGACTCCAAAAACGTAAATCTCAAGACCCTGAGCCCCAAGTTAACCAAGCAATgcttagggccattcaaAGTTATTGAGAAGATATCCAACCACGCCTACCGACTTGAGCTACCCCCAACTATGCGTATCCACAACGttttctatgtgggactcctatccaaggtcaaaagggacaagaaaCGCGCCTTTGAAATTCGtcccccaccagtcaccatagacggagaagaggaatatgaagtGGAGGGGATCACTGatgccaaagaaaggaacggaGAATGGTTTTTCCGAGTcaagtggaagggttatgggtCAGAAGAGAACACGTGGGAACCCAGGGAGAACCTAAAAAACGCAGGGAAAATTTTGGAAAAATATGAGAAGgacatgagaaagaaggcccttggcgccgccaaggcccttagagggggggcagtgttgtag
- a CDS encoding Transposase family Tnp2 protein, protein MPDRRAVTGERVWCYCGINKYAQRLDQLLRAGNIEDNEDNAENSENGMDIDHTMHNAHQYKDRGGDLGLGDNSFNNIDAYMGAHLDSKLSELEDLHANWHNIDNPVCIPLQTPTPPPDNEEPPDEDGFAHITEEDYCEYNCWFDKDTLEMDNIIAKTLTKEEMDSIKMMAIRLFGHISQRNYKRSWYSFWEKIYLLSAYCLHQKLAILSGISPQPIDCCINVCHAFTGPYANEDICSTCKEPRYDSKGRPRQEEGRMDDYIDLQRYKDLCESNIIVKGEDLGVRYFHGSCNIAYAVMTDGVNLFKQAHSEKSTCWPIMAINLNLPASKRVKLCNLIPLGVIPGPNQPKDFDSYLEPFVGEAIKQACGVETYDVTRQERFKLRAHAFLISGNMQAIKHVTQMKGPNGKVPCRACEAIGVYHTCRKGYYIPLANPANYPDAIPDGRPDPQDFPPNTIPSYNPLNLPLRTKARIADQLGEMDAANTKRQRDALSKNYRLINHLILDRIPLICWPDLYPHKYLHLFLLNHGRELISLWTGSCHSIDDSGNEDYLISADDWAAIGLETKEASKTLPAAFIRPLPNIQTSQAVFCGETWAFWLVFIGPVVLRGRLAKKYYEHYLELVEIMKCLTSVTNTTAQIEQLRDKIAHYVKGFEE, encoded by the exons ATGCCCGACCGTAGAGCAGTCACCGGAGAGCGTGTTTGGTGTTACTGTGGAATAAATAAGTATG CCCAGCGGCTAGACCAACTTTTGCGTGCGGGCAACATTGAAGACAATGAGGACAACGCTGAAAATAGTGAGAATGGAATGGATATTGACCATACGATGCATAATGCGCATCAGTACAAAGACCGTGGAGGGGATTTAGGGCTTGGAG ACAACAGCTTTAACAATATTGATGCATACATGGGCGCACACCTTGACAGCAAGCTGTCTGAGTTGGAGGACTTGCATGCCAATTGGCACAATATTGACAACCCTGTTTGCATTCCCTTGCAAACGCCAACTCCCCCGCCCGACAACGAGGAACCCCCTGACGAGGATGGATTTGCACACATCACGGAGGAGGATTATTGCGAGTACAATTGTTGGTTTGACAAAGACACTCTtgaaatggacaacatta TTGCCAAAACTCTTACCAAGGAAGAAATGGATAGCATCAAGATGATGGCTATACGACTGTTTGGACACATCTCGCAGCGCAACTACAAACGTAGTTGGTATTCATTTTGGGAAAAAATCTATTTGCTCTCAGCCTATTGCTTACACCAAAAGCTTGCTATTCTTTCTGGGATATCCCCTCAACCAATTGACTGCTGCATCAACGTCTGTCACGCATTCACTGGACCCTACGCCAACGAGGATATATGCTCTACATGTAAGGAGCCGCGCTATGACTCAAAGGGAAGACCACGCCAG GAAGAAGGCCGGATGGATGATTACATTGACTTGCAACGCTATAAAGATCTGTGTGAAAGTAACATTATTGTCAAAGGTGAGGACTTGGGAGTCCGGTATTTTCATGGATCTTGCAACATTGCCTATGCGGTCATGACAGATGGCGTCAACCTATTCAAGCAGGCGCATTCTGAGAAAAGTACTTGTTGGCCGATTATGGCCATCAATTTAAATCTCCCTGCAAGCAAACGCGTTAAGCTTTGCAATTTGATTCCCCTGGGCGTTATCCCTGGACCAAACCAGCCAAAGGATTTTGACTCGTACCTGGAGCCGTTTGTGGGGGAGGCAATCAAACAGGCTTGTGGGGTTGAGACTTACGACGTCACTAGGCAGGAACGGTTCAAGTTACGGGCCCATGCTTTTCTCATTTCGGGCAACATGCAGGCAATCAAGCACGTGACCCAAATGAAAGGACCAAACGGCAAGGTTCCTTGTCGCGCGTGCGAGGCCATTGGTGTTTATCATACCTGCCGCAAGGGTTATTACATCCCTCTTGCTAACCCAGCCAACTACCCCGACGCAATCCCAGATGGCAGACCTGACCCACAGGATTTCCCGCCCAATACAATTCCTTCGTACAACCCACTCAATCTCCCTCTCCGCACCAAAGCTAGGATCGCTGACCAACTTGGAGAAATGGATGCTGCCAACACAAAGCGCCAACGTGATGCCTTGTCTAAGAACTACAGACTCATCAACCATTTGATCCTTGACCGCATTCCCTTGATTTGTTGGCCTGACTTGTACCCGCACAAATACCTTCACTTGTTTCTTCTCAATCATGGCCGTGAACTTATCTCACTTTGGACTGGATCTTGTCACAGCATTGATGATTCTGGCAACGAGGATTATTTGATATCTGCTGACGACTGGGCCGCTATTGGACTTGAGACCAAAGAGGCTTCAAAAACACTACCTGCCGCATTCATTCGACCCTTGCCCAACATTCAGACTAGCCAAGCGGTTTTTTGCGGTGAGACTTGGGCTTTCTGGCTAGTTTTTATTGGACCAGTAGTTCTACGTGGACGGCTTGCCAAGAAATACTACGAACATTACCTGGAGCTTGTGGAGATCATGAAGTGTCTTACCTCAGTTACTAACACTACAGCTCAAATAGAGCAACTCAGAGACAAGATTGCTCATTACGTCAAGGGTTTTGAAGAGTAA